From a single Streptomyces sp. 1331.2 genomic region:
- the rimP gene encoding ribosome maturation factor RimP → MSTTHTDRLRELLEPLAAQAGLDLEDVRVTKAGSRRQVQIDVDTDGGVDMDAIAEFSRVVGEALDGSDLMGDEPYLLEVGSPGAERPLVQPRHWQRAEGRLAKIHLADGGEIVARVLEADEDGALVEVQPVKGRGRPKERRLAYAEVARARVQVEFNRKDDELLDEAADFDEGDDGTE, encoded by the coding sequence ATGAGCACCACCCACACCGACCGGCTGCGCGAGTTGCTGGAGCCGCTGGCCGCGCAGGCCGGACTGGACCTCGAAGACGTCCGGGTCACCAAGGCGGGCAGCCGCCGGCAGGTGCAGATCGACGTCGACACCGACGGCGGCGTGGACATGGACGCCATCGCCGAGTTCAGCCGGGTGGTCGGTGAGGCCCTGGACGGGTCGGACCTGATGGGGGACGAGCCCTACCTGCTAGAGGTCGGCTCGCCGGGTGCGGAGCGTCCGCTGGTCCAGCCGAGGCACTGGCAGCGCGCGGAGGGTCGGCTGGCCAAGATCCACCTGGCGGACGGCGGGGAGATCGTCGCCCGGGTGCTGGAGGCCGACGAGGACGGCGCACTGGTCGAGGTGCAGCCGGTGAAGGGGCGTGGCCGCCCGAAGGAGCGCCGTCTGGCGTACGCGGAGGTGGCCCGGGCGCGCGTCCAGGTCGAGTTCAACCGCAAGGACGACGAGCTCCTGGACGAGGCCGCGGACTTCGACGAGGGGGACGACGGCACCGAGTGA